The genomic segment CCACGGACAGCCGCGCCCCTCGCGGTGCCGACACCTCCAACACGGCGTGGTAGTCGCGGTTCGCCGCCACCTCGAACTGCCGCAGCAACGCCTCGCGCACACCGCCGTTCGCGTGGTCCTGCGTCCCGACGCCCAGGTACTGGTCGACGACGGCCTTCTGGTAGCCGACGTGGAAGTTGCCGCCTTCCAGCTCGAACTCGAAACCGAACCCGCCCGTGGTGAAGTAGCTCCACTCACCGGTGGATCCGCTGGTGTCGTACAGCTGGTACGAGGGGATGCTGCGGTACCCGGTCGCGTCCGCCAACGCGTCCCCGATCTCCGCGTACAACTCCTCGTCGGCGGTGAGCGGCGTGTCGGACTGCTGTGGCGGGCGGAGTACCAGCCCGCCGTAGTTGTGCACACTCTGCAGCGAGGTCACCTGCCGGCTCGACACGAGCTCGCGGACGTTGCGCACCTCCGGCTCGGAGAACGGCGCGGCGCCCCGGTAGGTCCCGCTGCCGGGGTTCACGCTCGCGCCCTTGCCACCCCAGTTGCCGCCGTAGTTGCGGTTGAGGTCCACGCCGATGTCGGCGTTGTCGGCGTCGGCGCACTCGCCCGGCGTGACGTCGTCATCGCCGTCGCCGAGCCGGCAGTTCTTGCGCTTGTACTCGTGCAGGTAACCGCGCGAGATGTCGAAGCCGTCGACGTTGACGATCGGCACCACGATGATCCGCGCACGCTCCAGCAGACCGGTGATGCGCTCGTCGCGCCCGTCACCGTGCACGAGGTCCGTGGCGAACTCCATGACGACCTCGGCGGTGGGCCACTCCCGCGCGTGGTGGGTGCCGACGAGGAGGAAGACCGGCCTGCCGTCGTCCGCGTCGACGTCGTGCGCGATCTCCAGACCCCGGACCTCCTTGCCCAGCAACGACCGGTGCGGGAGCGTGATCGGTTCGA from the Saccharomonospora azurea NA-128 genome contains:
- a CDS encoding M14 family zinc carboxypeptidase, which codes for MAAGVAAVLLATTLVHTASAQPTSTGEVVAGSSADAVSLLRVPTPTEAHVDRLVAAGADIAPVLGDGYAEVYAHGADDRERLRAAGFDYDVVISDLAAHTRAVLAEDAAEARTLAASPLPSGRNTYRTYADYGTDMADLASARPDLVEPITLPHRSLLGKEVRGLEIAHDVDADDGRPVFLLVGTHHAREWPTAEVVMEFATDLVHGDGRDERITGLLERARIIVVPIVNVDGFDISRGYLHEYKRKNCRLGDGDDDVTPGECADADNADIGVDLNRNYGGNWGGKGASVNPGSGTYRGAAPFSEPEVRNVRELVSSRQVTSLQSVHNYGGLVLRPPQQSDTPLTADEELYAEIGDALADATGYRSIPSYQLYDTSGSTGEWSYFTTGGFGFEFELEGGNFHVGYQKAVVDQYLGVGTQDHANGGVREALLRQFEVAANRDYHAVLEVSAPRGARLSVEKVFTQHTAPVQQPGGGVGEPIPFTSELTSQLTAPGGVVEWSVNPSVRPDRDGGTITESWTVRCERARGNAWQETRVTVSRGERVAVDLSRCAGGARP